In the Flavobacterium sp. 90 genome, TCATCATATTGTCAATGATAACCGGATAATCCCAAATTTCTTTATTAAAATCCCAAGAACGAATCGAACCTACTTTTGCATCAAAGCGTGTACATAATGTTTCGGCACCTTTAATGATAACGTCTTTGTATTCTTGCTTGTTTTCCACTTTTAGCGCTTCACCAAAACTGCAAAACACTTTGAAACCAACGTCGTGCGAATTACTATTTACACTTTCTTTTTTGCTAAAAGGCGTCCATTTTTCAGCTTGTATTTTATATTTATCATCGCCTGTAAGACGATACAATTGCCATAAGTTTCCGGCAAAAAATCCGCTTGTCCAGTCTCTCGAAGGAACTTTTTTGATCAAATTGCTTTTAATCGTCATACTTCTTGGCATCGACATCGAATCAACCGGATAATCCAGTAACATTTTGTATCTGGTTTCCAGAAGATTATTTGTGGTCGAGGTAACTTTTGTTGAAGAATTAATTCCGGATTTGCACGCCGTTGTCAGCAGTGCAAACCCAAGAATTAATGAAATGAAACTAACTTTATTCATACTTACTAATTAATCTAATGTTGTTTGTTTTGAATTAAAAATTGAGAATTAAAAATTAAAAATCTGTGAAATCGTAATAGCTATGTGTTTAGTATTTCATGCAGGTTTTATCCACATTTTTGTCATTTCGACGGAGGAGAAATCACACTAGTTGCTCGACAAAGATTGGCGATTTTGCTGGCAGAGTTTCGTGTGTGATTTCTCCTCCGTCGAAATGACAAATCCATCGCAAATTTTTAATTTTTAATTCTCAATTTTTAATTAATCTTTTAATAACCAGGATTATTCGGTTTTAAATTTGGATTGATCGCCAATTCAGTTCCCGGTAACGGAAATAAATAATCCTTATTCGGATTAAAATTTGCGTGTGGTTCTAAGCCATTTGGACCAAAAACTTCAGGTCCGTTTTGCAATCTTTTGATGTCGTACCATCTGATGTATTCAAAAGCAAATTCTAATCTTCTTTCGTCAATAACCATTTTTCTAAAATCAGATTGTGACATTCCAGCCGTTACATTTGCAGGAAACGAAACCTGTTTTCCGGCTTTATTTCTTGCTCTTGCGCGCACTCGGTTTACATAACCATCAGCTTCGGCAGTTCCCGGAGTGATTTCGTTTAGAGCTTCGGCAGCGGTTAATAGAACTTCTGCAAAACGCATTGTGATATAATTGTGCTGAGAAGTTCTTCCGTTAGCGCCCGCTTTTCCGGGGAAACGATAGTATTTTGCAATATGCGGACGTGGCGCTTTTTCATTATCACTTGAAGGGAAAATCTTTAATTCGCTACCTACTTTTTTTCTAATAATAGTATCAAAACTCACGGCGCGTCTGTAATCTCTTTGATCCCAAGTATTAAAGGCTTTTAAGGACGGAACAGCAACAGAGAATCCCTGTCCGTAACTGTAGCTTTCGTCTTTAAGCGAACCTGTAAAAAACGCAGTATAATCTTGTCCGTAGTTTCCTGAAACTAAGTTATTAAAATCAATTGTAAACAAAGGTTCTTTTAGCGAAGCTGTTTTTGTAGCATTAAATAAATCCTGAAAATCAGAATCTAATCCTAAACCAAATTTAGCTTCGTTTGTGATAACATATTTTGCTTCATCGTAAGCTTTTTGGTAGTTTTTTAAAGTCAAATAAACAGAAGCCAAATAACCCGCAGCAGTACCTTTTCCCGGAACAGCTTTTACTTTTGGTTTATCGTCCAGCCATTTTTTTGCAAATTCTAAATCAGAGATGATTTTTAGATAAACATCAGCTTCTTTAGTTCTTTTTAAAGAATTTACCTGAGAAACATCGTTTACAATAAAATCAATATATGGAACGTCTCCAAAGATTCTCACCAAATGATAATACGTAAAAGCTCTAGCAAAATAAGCCTGAGCCACAATTGCGTTTACTTTTGAAGGATCTCCCGGAGTTTTTTTCGCGCCTTCGATTGCCTGATTTGCAGCCGTAATGATCACATACGATTGTGGCCAAAAGTTAGCAACAAGCGCATTAGTATCATTCATATTCATATCATTGACATCGATTCTGGCAGCCTGAGTCGTTCTGTCGCCAATATCGGCCATGTCGTCGCGAAGCATTAAAGCAATCGTAAATTCTCTTCCCCAGTAATTATTGTGGGCAATATTGGCAAAACTTCCGTTTACAGCAGCTTGTAAGTCATCTGTATTCTTAAAAAAGTTTTCAGGACGAATAACTCCAACCGGATGTTCTTCAAGATCAGAACAGCCAAAAGTCATTATTCCAAAACAAAATAAAGCTATATATTTTTTCATGTTGTTACAGTATTAAACTAAAATTTTAAATTAAATCCAAAAGTGAAAGTTCTCACATTTGGGTAACTTCCGTACTCCAAACCTAAGTTCGTGTTACTTCTCGCATTGGTATCATTCAGGTAATTTCCTTCAGGATCAGAACCCGGATAATCTGTAATTGTCCAAAGATTTTGCGCACTGATGTAGAAACGAACTTTACTCAATCCAATTTTCGAAACTACTTTTTCGTCTAAACTATATCCTATAGAAACATTTTTCAAACGGATATAACTTCCATCATAAACAAATCTTGATGTAACCCTTTTTGTTCTTGCTGCATTTGCCGGAACATTTGTATCCGTGTGCGTTGGCGTCCAAGCGTCTAAAACTTCTGTCGTTGCATTGTTGTTTCCTGAAGCCAATTCCATCAAAGTATAGTTCAGGATTTGGTTTCCTTCAGAACCTTGGAAGAAAATATTCAAATCAAGATTTTTATAAGTGAAATCATTGTTTAAACCAAAGATGAAATCAGGATTTGGATTACCAATAATCGTTTTATCATTTGAATCTAATTTTCCGTTACCATCGACATCTCTGAATTTTTCTCCACCAGCAACAGTTTCAAAGTTCCCCGGAAGAACCGTTTCGCCTTGCTGAATTACACC is a window encoding:
- a CDS encoding RagB/SusD family nutrient uptake outer membrane protein: MKKYIALFCFGIMTFGCSDLEEHPVGVIRPENFFKNTDDLQAAVNGSFANIAHNNYWGREFTIALMLRDDMADIGDRTTQAARIDVNDMNMNDTNALVANFWPQSYVIITAANQAIEGAKKTPGDPSKVNAIVAQAYFARAFTYYHLVRIFGDVPYIDFIVNDVSQVNSLKRTKEADVYLKIISDLEFAKKWLDDKPKVKAVPGKGTAAGYLASVYLTLKNYQKAYDEAKYVITNEAKFGLGLDSDFQDLFNATKTASLKEPLFTIDFNNLVSGNYGQDYTAFFTGSLKDESYSYGQGFSVAVPSLKAFNTWDQRDYRRAVSFDTIIRKKVGSELKIFPSSDNEKAPRPHIAKYYRFPGKAGANGRTSQHNYITMRFAEVLLTAAEALNEITPGTAEADGYVNRVRARARNKAGKQVSFPANVTAGMSQSDFRKMVIDERRLEFAFEYIRWYDIKRLQNGPEVFGPNGLEPHANFNPNKDYLFPLPGTELAINPNLKPNNPGY